The Brachionichthys hirsutus isolate HB-005 chromosome 8, CSIRO-AGI_Bhir_v1, whole genome shotgun sequence genome contains a region encoding:
- the mybphb gene encoding myosin binding protein Hb isoform X1 — MPSKPAPIKKAAKKEPAKKAEKAPEPAPEPAPEPAPEPAPAEAAPAPAETAPAEAPPAEPEAPAAPPAEEPKPPTPPPPADEPTSAPLDLFVEDKNDTSVAIIWSQPGVVGPSGLDGYTIEICKDGTEDWKAANEDLQKSCRYIIKNQATGDRLKIRVVAVNAGGRSPPVMLPEAVLVKEVADRPKVRLPRFLRQRYVAQVGSKINLTIPFTGKPKPVVSWTKDGQPLDAKRVNIRSSERDSILFIRTAERDDSGVYEMCVKVEDFEDKASLTLQIVERPGPPASVKIVDTWGFNVSLEWTAPTDTGNSTITGYTIQKSDKKTGDWFTVLEHYARLNATISDLIMGNTYKIRVFSENKCGKSESATTAKDEAKIVKTGIDYKPPEYKEHDYSEPPKFTTALSDRATTVGYSTKLLCSVRGSPKPKVQWMKNQMIIGDDPKYRQICTQGICSLEIRRPGNFDGGVYSCKAMNDHGEATVSCKLEFRHAAVADASKK, encoded by the exons ATGCCGTCCAAGCCTGCCCCAATCAAGAAGGCAGCTAAAAAAGAACCAGCCAAGAAGGCGGAAAAGGCACCCGAACCTGCCCCAGAACCTGCCCCAGAGCCGGCTCCAGAACCAGCCCCGGCTGAAGCGGCCCCAGCTCCAGCCGAGACTGCACCAGCGGAGGCGCCCCCTGCCGAGCCAGAGGCCCCTGCTGCCCCGCCAGCCGAGGAGCCCAAACCAcccacccctcctccacccGCTGATG AGCCCACGAGTGCGCCCCTGGATCTGTTTGTCGAAGACAAGAACGACACTTCGGTTGCTATCATTTGGAGCCAGCCAGGGGTGGTGGGGCCGTCCGGTCTGGATGGGTACACCATTGAAATCTGCAAGGATGGAA CTGAAGACTGGAAAGCAGCCAATGAGGATCTGCAGAAGTCTTGTCGCTATATCATCAAGAACCAGGCCACCGGCGACCGTCTGAAGATCCGTGTGGTGGCTGTTAACGCCGGTGGCCGCAGTCCTCCTGTCATGCTCCCCGAGGCTGTCCTGGTGAAGGAGGTTGCCG ACCGACCCAAGGTCCGCTTGCCTCGTTTCCTCAGGCAGAGATATGTCGCTCAAGTTGGCAGCAAGATCAACCTGACCATCCCCTTCACA GGCAAACCCAAACCTGTGGTCAGCTGGACAAAGGATGGGCAGCCCCTGGACGCAAAGAGGGTGAACATCcgcagcagcgagagagacAGCATCCTGTTCATCCGCACCGCCGAAAGGGACGACTCTGGAGTATACGAGATGTGTGTGAAGGTGGAGGACTTTGAGGACAAGGCTTCTCTCACCCTTCAGATTGTTG AGCGGCCAGGACCTCCTGCGAGTGTAAAGATCGTGGACACGTGGGGTTTCAACGTCTCTCTGGAGTGGACCGCTCCCACCGACACTGGAAACTCGACAATTACAGGATACACAATCCAGAAGTCTGACAAAAAAACCGGG gactGGTTCACTGTGTTGGAGCATTACGCTAGACTGAATGCCACCATCTCTGACCTGATCATGGGCAACACCTACAAGATCAGAGTGTTTTCTGAAAACAAGTGTGGAAAAAGCGAGTCTGCTACAACTGCCAAGGACGAGGCCAAGATCGTCAAGACGG GTATTGACTACAAGCCTCCCGAATATAAGGAGCATGACTACAGCGAGCCGCCCAAGTTCACCACAGCCCTGAGTGACAGAGCCACCACCGTTGGCTACAGCACCAAGCTGCTGTGCTCTGTCAGGGGGAGcccaaaa CCCAAGGTTCAATGGATGAAGAACCAAATGATTATCGGAGATGACCCCAAGTACCGGCAGATCTGCACTCAGGGAATCTGCTCCCTGGAGATCCGCCGGCCTGGGAACTTCGACGGCGGCGTGTACTCCTGCAAAGCCATGAACGATCACGGAGAAGCGACCGTCAGCTGCAAGCTGGAGTTCAGAC atgcagcagtgGCAGATGCAAGCAAGAAGTAG
- the mybphb gene encoding myosin binding protein Hb isoform X2, translating to MPSKPAPIKKAAKKEPAKKAEKAPEPAPEPAPEPAPEPAPAEAAPAPAETAPAEAPPAEPEAPAAPPAEEPKPPTPPPPADEEPKAPTPPPKEPTSAPLDLFVEDKNDTSVAIIWSQPGVVGPSGLDGYTIEICKDGTEDWKAANEDLQKSCRYIIKNQATGDRLKIRVVAVNAGGRSPPVMLPEAVLVKEVADRPKVRLPRFLRQRYVAQVGSKINLTIPFTGKPKPVVSWTKDGQPLDAKRVNIRSSERDSILFIRTAERDDSGVYEMCVKVEDFEDKASLTLQIVERPGPPASVKIVDTWGFNVSLEWTAPTDTGNSTITGYTIQKSDKKTGDWFTVLEHYARLNATISDLIMGNTYKIRVFSENKCGKSESATTAKDEAKIVKTGIDYKPPEYKEHDYSEPPKFTTALSDRATTVGYSTKLLCSVRGSPKPKVQWMKNQMIIGDDPKYRQICTQGICSLEIRRPGNFDGGVYSCKAMNDHGEATVSCKLEFRHAAVADASKK from the exons ATGCCGTCCAAGCCTGCCCCAATCAAGAAGGCAGCTAAAAAAGAACCAGCCAAGAAGGCGGAAAAGGCACCCGAACCTGCCCCAGAACCTGCCCCAGAGCCGGCTCCAGAACCAGCCCCGGCTGAAGCGGCCCCAGCTCCAGCCGAGACTGCACCAGCGGAGGCGCCCCCTGCCGAGCCAGAGGCCCCTGCTGCCCCGCCAGCCGAGGAGCCCAAACCAcccacccctcctccacccGCTGATG AGGAGCCCAAAGCACCCACACCTCCACCCAAAG AGCCCACGAGTGCGCCCCTGGATCTGTTTGTCGAAGACAAGAACGACACTTCGGTTGCTATCATTTGGAGCCAGCCAGGGGTGGTGGGGCCGTCCGGTCTGGATGGGTACACCATTGAAATCTGCAAGGATGGAA CTGAAGACTGGAAAGCAGCCAATGAGGATCTGCAGAAGTCTTGTCGCTATATCATCAAGAACCAGGCCACCGGCGACCGTCTGAAGATCCGTGTGGTGGCTGTTAACGCCGGTGGCCGCAGTCCTCCTGTCATGCTCCCCGAGGCTGTCCTGGTGAAGGAGGTTGCCG ACCGACCCAAGGTCCGCTTGCCTCGTTTCCTCAGGCAGAGATATGTCGCTCAAGTTGGCAGCAAGATCAACCTGACCATCCCCTTCACA GGCAAACCCAAACCTGTGGTCAGCTGGACAAAGGATGGGCAGCCCCTGGACGCAAAGAGGGTGAACATCcgcagcagcgagagagacAGCATCCTGTTCATCCGCACCGCCGAAAGGGACGACTCTGGAGTATACGAGATGTGTGTGAAGGTGGAGGACTTTGAGGACAAGGCTTCTCTCACCCTTCAGATTGTTG AGCGGCCAGGACCTCCTGCGAGTGTAAAGATCGTGGACACGTGGGGTTTCAACGTCTCTCTGGAGTGGACCGCTCCCACCGACACTGGAAACTCGACAATTACAGGATACACAATCCAGAAGTCTGACAAAAAAACCGGG gactGGTTCACTGTGTTGGAGCATTACGCTAGACTGAATGCCACCATCTCTGACCTGATCATGGGCAACACCTACAAGATCAGAGTGTTTTCTGAAAACAAGTGTGGAAAAAGCGAGTCTGCTACAACTGCCAAGGACGAGGCCAAGATCGTCAAGACGG GTATTGACTACAAGCCTCCCGAATATAAGGAGCATGACTACAGCGAGCCGCCCAAGTTCACCACAGCCCTGAGTGACAGAGCCACCACCGTTGGCTACAGCACCAAGCTGCTGTGCTCTGTCAGGGGGAGcccaaaa CCCAAGGTTCAATGGATGAAGAACCAAATGATTATCGGAGATGACCCCAAGTACCGGCAGATCTGCACTCAGGGAATCTGCTCCCTGGAGATCCGCCGGCCTGGGAACTTCGACGGCGGCGTGTACTCCTGCAAAGCCATGAACGATCACGGAGAAGCGACCGTCAGCTGCAAGCTGGAGTTCAGAC atgcagcagtgGCAGATGCAAGCAAGAAGTAG